The region TGGCGCACCTGCGCAGCCGTGCTTATCCGTCGTTGTCCGGTGGTGAACAGCAGCGGGTGCAATTAGCGCGGGTGTTGGCGCAGCTTTGGGACGCCAGCGGCCCGCGTCTGTTGTTGCTGGATGAAAGCACCTCGGCGCTGGACCCCGCCCAGCAATATCTGACGGTAGAAAAGTTGGCGTCATTGGCTGCCACTGGCGATTGGTCGGTGGTGCTGGTGTGCCACGATCTGTCACTGGCCAGCAGCTTTGCTTCGCGGGTGCTGATGTTGCAGCAGGGCAGGTTGGTGGCGGACGGTTCGCCGGATACGGTGCTCACCGCGCAGCGGTTGGCGCAGGTGTATGGACTGGATTGCTGCCGCTTGCCGCTGGAGGGCCGTTCGTCGCTGCACATTAAAGGCGCTCTGCGGCGCGCTCCGGCGCCGCCGGGATCAATGCCTTAGGACGTAGCACGCCAAGGCTGATTGAGGCGCCAGTAGCTGCTGGAGGCGTGTGCGAAGTTGTTGCCAAGCGGGGAGCGAAGACGACTCGGCCGGCAGCATAGATTGGGGAAAACACTGCGCTTGGCCACAGCAAAAAATCCTGAAACGCAGACACAAAAAAGCCCGATCAAAATCGGGCTTTTTTGTTGGCTTGTGGTCGGACCAGCAGAGCCGTTGCTCTACATTTCCGAGTGCTTGCCATATTTGGCTCCGCCTGCTGGGCTCGAACCAGCGACCCACTGATTAACAGTCAGTTGCTCTACCGACTGAGCTAAGGCGGAATGTCGGGAACGGCGCGTATGTTATTGAGCGCACCGGGGTTCGTCAACACCCCGATGCGCGTTTGCTGCTTATTTCGACAAAGCGTTGCTAATACGCTCAATTGCCGCCTTCAGCGTATCCATGCTGACGGCAAACGACAGACGCAGACAGCCTTCTGCCCCGAACGCAGAGCCCGGCACCAACGCCACGCCGAACTCGAGCAGACGCTCCGCCAAGGCAATGTCGTTTTCCAGGCCCAGATCAGCGATGGCCTGGCGGAAGTCCGGGAACACGTAGAAGGTGCCGTCGCCCTCAGCGCAGGTCACGCCGGGCAGGGCGTTCAGCGCAGCAACCAAGTAGTCGTGGCGCTCTTTGAACGCCTTGACCATGTGGCCCACGCATTCTTGCGGGCCGTTCAGTGCTGCTTGAGCCGCTTCCTGGCTCACCGAGGACGGGTTCGAGGTGCTCTGGCTCTGCACCTTGTTCATCGCCTTGATCAGCTTGGCCGGGCCACCGGCGTAGCCGATGCGCCAGCCGGTCATGGCGTAGGCCTTGGATACACCGTTGAGCACGATGGTGCGGTCAAACAGGTCCGGGCAGGCGTTGAGGATGTTTACGAACGGCTGGCCGGTCCACAGGATGTGCTCGTACATGTCGTCGGTGGCGATCAGGATCTGCGGGTGCTTGCGCAGTACGTCGCCCAGCGCGGCCAGTTCGTCTTTGGTGTAGGCCATGCCAGACGGGTTGGACGGGCTGTTGATCACAAACAGACGGGTCTTATCGGTGATGGCCGCTTCCAACTGCGCCGGGGTGATCTTAAAGCGCGCGCTGACGTCGGTTTCGATCACTACCGGCTTAGCGCCGGCTACCAGCACCATGTCCGGGTAGGACACCCAGTAGGGCGCCGGGATGATCACTTCATCGCCGTTGTTCAGGTAAGCCAGGGCGAGGTTGAAGAAGCTCTGTTTGCCGCCGCTGGACACCAGAATCTGTGACGGCTCGTAGGTCAGGCCGTTTTCACGCTGGAATTTGCCGATGATGGCTTTCTTCAGACCCGGAGTGCCGTCCACTGCGGTATAGCGGGTTTTACCCGCGCTGATCGCTTCGATCCCGGCTTCTTTGATATGATCCGGCGTGTCGAAATCAGGCTCACCAACGCCAAGACCGATAATGTCCTTGCCCTGAGCGCGCAGTTCTGCGGCGCGGGAAGTCACGGCCAAGGTGGGGGAGGGCTTGATACGTTGAACACGGTCGGAAAGCTGCAGTTCGGACATGCACTCCTCGTCTTTCGAGTAGAGGTGAAATGGGTGCGCTGGGCGCACGCGGGCGGCCGATATGGTATCGGATTCGAGGTCGCGGCGAAATGGCATCCACCCCGCAGGAAGACAGACAACGGCACCGGGAAACCCCGGGCGAATTCATCCTGCGGGCGGACTACGCACCGGCTGGCGACCAGCCCACTGCCATCGCCGGGCTGGTGGAAGGCATCGAGGATGGTCTCGCCCACCAGACCCTGCTCGGCGTAACCGGCTCCGGTAAGACCTTCACCATCGCCAACGTCATTCAGCAGCTGCAGCGGCCCACCATAGTGATGGCGCCGAACAAGACTCTGGCTGCCCAGCTGTACGCCGAATTCCGCGAGTTCTTTCCGCACAATGCGGTGGAATATTTCGTTTCCTACTACGACTACTACCAGCCGGAAGCCTATGTGCCGTCGTCGGACACCTTCATCGAGAAGGATGCCGCCATCAACGAGCACATCGAGCAGATGCGGCTGTCCGCCACCAAGGCGCTGATGGAACGCCGCGATACCATTATCGTGGCGTCGGTGTCGGCCATTTACGGCCTTGGCGACCCGGACAGCTACATGTCGATGCTGCTGCATGTCGTGCGCGGCGACCGCATCGACCAGCGTGCGCTGCTACGGCGCTTGGCGGAGTTGCAGTACACCCGTAATGAAATGGATTTCCGCCGCGCTACCTACCGGGTGCGCGGCGACGTGATCGATATTTTTCCCGCCGATGAGGACCGCGAGGCGGTGCGGCTGGAACTGTTCGATGACGAAGTAGAGAACATTGCCATCTTTGATCCGCTCACCGGCGAAATTCTGCGCAAAGTGGCGCGCATCAGCATCTACCCCAAAAGCCATTACGTGACACCGCGCGAGGTGGTGTTGGCCGCCATTGAGCGCATCAAGGATGAGCTGGCCGATCGGCTCAAACAGCTGCGCGATCACAACAAACTGGTGGAAGCTCA is a window of Alcanivorax sp. REN37 DNA encoding:
- a CDS encoding heme ABC transporter ATP-binding protein produces the protein MTAPLLDIRNLSLSVGDKQLLRDIDFSVNAGECLALLGPNGAGKSTLLHALSGGASTVRDRIWLRGRSLAQWSGAELARFRAVMSQHTTVAFPIRVDEVVALGLPGRRGGNVRDPLVASLLEWLEVAHLRSRAYPSLSGGEQQRVQLARVLAQLWDASGPRLLLLDESTSALDPAQQYLTVEKLASLAATGDWSVVLVCHDLSLASSFASRVLMLQQGRLVADGSPDTVLTAQRLAQVYGLDCCRLPLEGRSSLHIKGALRRAPAPPGSMP
- a CDS encoding pyridoxal phosphate-dependent aminotransferase translates to MSELQLSDRVQRIKPSPTLAVTSRAAELRAQGKDIIGLGVGEPDFDTPDHIKEAGIEAISAGKTRYTAVDGTPGLKKAIIGKFQRENGLTYEPSQILVSSGGKQSFFNLALAYLNNGDEVIIPAPYWVSYPDMVLVAGAKPVVIETDVSARFKITPAQLEAAITDKTRLFVINSPSNPSGMAYTKDELAALGDVLRKHPQILIATDDMYEHILWTGQPFVNILNACPDLFDRTIVLNGVSKAYAMTGWRIGYAGGPAKLIKAMNKVQSQSTSNPSSVSQEAAQAALNGPQECVGHMVKAFKERHDYLVAALNALPGVTCAEGDGTFYVFPDFRQAIADLGLENDIALAERLLEFGVALVPGSAFGAEGCLRLSFAVSMDTLKAAIERISNALSK